The DNA sequence ATGCAAGCGGATTGATTCACCTCCAGTTCATCCAGAAGCTGGCAGTCTTCTCTTATTACAATGGCTCCTATTCCAATAGCCAAGAGTACCATACATTTCAGGTCGAATCTCTCGAAAAACCCTTGGATAGCTGGAAACACGTATTGGATGGATTCGAAGATTTTGAAGACAGCGTAGAGGTAGAATTATTTTGGATTCCCCTCTGTCAAGCCAAAACGCTCCTGCAAGAAATACCTGCAAGAGCGTTGGATCATCTGTTTGATGCAGAGAGAGAGGACGCCTAAGGCGCATTATTGGAGATTCGACGATTGTTGGCCAACAAGTCCGGCTGATACAAAGCCTGAATCATCATGAATGCCTGCTGATTGCGATAAGTGTGCAGACTATTCAGAATGCTGATTTTTTCTCTGCGGGTCAAATGCCAAGACAATGAGGCTGGATTTCGACTTGTCTCGCGAGGATATTCGATCGGAATTACCTCTACATACCCGTCAAACCATTCCTGAACAAACTCCAATAGATATTCATTGGCCAAATCCTTGGCTTCTGCGATGGAGTTGTAACCTCCACCAAGTGGAGCGAGCGTCTTGGAAAATCCTGTCCGTGGTCCCACCTTTCTGATCGGATCTACTCGGTCATTGTCTCGAACCTGAAGGAGGATCACTCCATCGGTATTTTCTGCAAACCACTCCCGAAATTCAAACAGGTACTTGATCGCTGATTGGGTACCATAATTGTCAATCGCCCCTGCATCCATAACCTCCATCAACGGCTCACTCGGCAATTCCAGTACCGGCATGATAATCGGGAAGGTCGCATTCATTCGAAGGGCCGTCGTCATCAATAGACTATCCGCATCGTGTTTCTTGAACATTCTCCGAAACTCGATTCCGCGAGATCGAGAAAGGTATCGATCGGTAATCCGATTGGGGCGAGTCAAATAAGAAACCGGCGAAGCGGAAATGTAGAGCTGTCTCCCATAAGAAAGCACAGTAGGGGAGAGCACCACAGTTGGGATTTTTCCTGCAGTTTCATCTTCAATGTAATCTCCCAAGGTTTTTCCAGAAAGCTCTGGCATGTTGACCGACAGCTGTTGATCAAATGAATAACCCGTTTCCCAATCATAATCTTTGGATCCGATGGAGACCTTGCGATTCGGGAGGATCATGTCGGTGAAGATCTTGAAGAAAAGGCGATTGAGCAGATCATTGGAAATATTGTCTCGGAACTGTTCACCTTGGATAGAAGAAATCTCCCCAGCTTCCCGCATCCGGTACAATTCCCTGAAATAGACTTGCCCAAACATTCCTCCAGAGGCCCCAGACATGAATCTAAGCTCATCACTCATACGCCCATGAGTGAGCGAATCGATATGCTGCAACACCCTAAAGGTCCAAAAGGCAGATCTCAAGCCTCCTCCAGATGCAGTAACCAACACCGCTTTGGGCTTGGCCTTAGGGCCATATTTCGCTTGATAATTGGCTTTCCATTTTTCGAGCGTTTCAAGTGTAGCTCGTCGATCAGTCTCATAGATCTGCTGAGAGGAAATACGGCGCAGGTTGAATTCGGAGTACGCCGCTGGCGCTTCGTTGTAATCCAGACCGAAAGCCTGATGCTTTTCCTGAAAGATGTCCAACTGATTGTAGAGCATGACAAACCCGAAGATGCCAAGCACGGTCAACACACCTGATTTTCTAAACCAAAAAGCAATCGCTCCAATGATCATCATCCCAAGGGCCAGAATCAGCATAAAGCTAGCACCGGCCGGAATCTGGAAATATCGATTTCCTTCCAGTAAGCCCAAGATGGCCAGCACCAAAAAAGTGAGCAGCTGAATCAATAGGAGCTTTCCGTGGTGCTGATTCATGGATTTCACAATGTCCCTAAATGGAATCCCTTCAGGAACCTCAACATGATTGACTTTGACGGGGAATGAGAGATAGGATGAGACTTTCTGGCGGGACAAATAACTTTCCTTGGCTTTGTCTAGAAGCACTTTGCGATTCTTCCCTGCCCGGGCATGCTCGATTTTTTCCTCAAGCTTGTCGCCGAAATAGTTGATCAGCGATTTTTTGGCAAAGAAATAGGTCGCAGAAGCCAAAAACACCAGCGCAATTCCCAGTACCAACCCTAAGACCTTTTGCCCAACGTCCCAAGTGAAACTGCCTTCAAGGTCGGTATGATAGGAAATGAACTTCCAGAAATACAGGATGACAAATGCTCCCGGGATCAGGAAGTTATTGTAGCTAATGGTGTAAAACGGGTGCTTGGTGAAAACGATGAAATGGAGTCGGTAGCTTTCGTTGATGTAGACTGCTATCATGTATGCAAAGAGGAAAGCGCCCAGGGTACAGCCCACTATCAACAAACTCCAGAAGCTCTCCTTTCCCAGATACTCTGGTTCCAGATAGAGATACGATCCGCCAAATCCTCCACCTATCGCGCCCGATATCATCCCAAGCAACACCAACCAGAAAGCCAGAAGGACTTTATGGTGACGTATTTGTCGGGCCAAGAGCTGTATCGGCAGAGAATAGTAGATCTTGGTCAAGATGTCTATGACCTGTTTTTTCACGCAAGTACTGTTAAGGTTTGCCCACAAGATTCCATTTGCGAAAAAATCGCATCAGGAATTATAATTAGATTGGATTGTCAGACCGTGGAAGTTTATTTATATACGCTTAAAACTAGGGAATGGTAGCCTTTTGTTCAGGTCAATTTGCCGAAGATGTAATAAGGGGCTCTTATTCGACGAAACCCCCATTTCAAGCAGGTCAATTGGGGGAAATGGTGAACGAATCGGGACAATTAATGGGGCAAAAAAAAGGGAAGGCCTTAGCAAGACCTTCCCATATTTCGAAACAATGAAATATCAGATTATGATTGATGCCCGATCATGTTCTCGGGTACCACGATTTTGTCGAATTCCTCATCTGTCAGATAGCCCAACTTGATAGCAGCTTCTTTCAGCGTGGTATTCTCATTGTAGGCAGTTTTTGCAATGGTAGCCGCTTTGTCATACCCAATGTGTGTATTCAAAGCAGTGACCAACATCAAAGAGTTGTTCAAGTGAGACTTGATCCGGTCGTGATTAGGCTCAATCCCCACAGCGAGATTCTGATTGAAGGAATCACAAGCGTCTCCCAACAAACGAGCGGACATCAGCACATTGTAGATCATGACGGGTTTGAACACATTCAATTGGAAATGCCCGTGAGTACCAGATACGGTAACTGCGGCATCGTTTCCAATGATCTGTGCACATACCATAGTCGCTGCCTCTGCCTGAGTAGGATTCACCTTACCGGGCATGATGGATGATCCAGGTTCATTGGCAGGAATGGTGATTTCACCGATTCCACAGCGAGGACCAGAAGACAACAGACGGATGTTGTTGGCAATGTTCATGAAGCTGACAGCCGCACGCTTGAGAGCGCCAGAAACTTCCACCATAGCATCATGAGCAGAAAGCGCTTCGAATTTATTTTCTGCGGTTACAAAAGGGTGGCCAGTCAATTCAGCGATTTTTGCAGCTACCTTTTCGGAGTATCCCACTGGCGTATTCAATCCAGTACCTACCGCAGTACCACCGAGTGCCAATTCAGTCAAATGGTGAAGGCTATCTTCGATGACTTTCTTGCTATGCTCCAATTGCACGACGTATCCGGAGAACTCTTGTCCGAGTGTCAACGGAGTAGCATCCATCAAGTGTGTACGACCGATTTTGACTACAGCCTTGAATGCTTCGGCTTTGGACTTGAGTGTGTCAATCAAAGATTGCAACAAAGGCAAGGTATGCTCAACGACCATTTTATAGGCTGCGATATGCATTGCAGTCGGGAAGGTATCATTGGAGGATTGGGATTTGTTGACGTGATCGTTTGGGTGGATCGGGTCTTTTTTTCCCATTTCGTGCCCGAGCATTTCAGCACCACGATTGGCGACGACCTCGTTCACGTTCATATTGGACTGGGTACCAGATCCAGTCTGCCATACTACCAGAGGGAAATGCTCATCCAGTTTTCCTTCGAGGATTTCATCACAAACCTTGGCAATCGTATCAGCTTTGTCCTGAGGGAAATCAGTGAGTTCAGCGTTGGTGAGTGCTGCAGCCTTCTTGAGGTATGCAAATGCACGAATCACCTCGATCGGCATCGTTTGGCCACCGATCTTGAAGTTTTGGAGGGACCGTTGTGTCTGGGCACCCCAGTATTTGTCAGCGGGGACTTGAATCTCCCCCATGGTGTCTTTTTCTATTCTGAAACCCATGATAGCGAAATGAAATTAGCGATTGACAATAAAAGCTGGTGCGTATGATTCCCGCGAAAATAGGACGTGAACGGAGGATTCACAAAACAAAAAGGCACTCCTAAGAGTGCCTTGAATCAGTTCTTTGCCTTGGCGTGCGGAAGGGATCAAGCTCCTTTCAGCACTAGATCATAGTAATCACCTTCGATGAGGTAACGAATCAGCATTTCGTCTTCGGTGAGGCGCTTGATTTCGAGGTACAGCAATTCCCTTTCTAGGGCGTTGTCTTCATCAAGCGTCAATTTGATCTCTTGGTCTAGTCGGGCGAGCTCCCAATCAGCGGTGATGCTCACAGGGAGACCCCCACTTGGTTGAATGGTCCAAGTGAATTCCCCTCCAGAAGTAAAGACCATGGAAAAGAGGTCGTATTTCAGGGTTTCATCCAGATCATTGCGGTAGATCTCGGTGGCCACCCAATTGTTGGTTACACGTTGGGTTTTGGAACGGAAACTGATCAGGGGGCCTTCTTCATACTTCTGGCACCCGTTCATCGCAAACCCGGTGATCAAACACAGCACCAAGGTCGCAATTTTAAGCCAAGGGTTTCTTTTTACCATAATCTTTACTTGTTTGCTGGGCTTTCAAATATACGAATTCAAAATTGTTTTTTTCCCGACAACGTACTTTGCGGGTAAACCTAATACCAAATGGCGGAAGAAATCTTAACCAAGATTTACAAGTATTGTGTGTATCAAGATCGTTGCAAATCCGAAGTTGTCAAAAAATTGAAACAACTAGGCATTGAGGACCAGCGGGTCGAGCCGATCATTGAGCACCTAGAGGCGGAGAGATATTTGGACGAACAACGCTACGCTACCAGTTTCGCGAGAGGAAAATTCACCTACAAGCACTGGGGGAGGATCAAGATCCAGCACGAACTCCAATCCAAAGGAATCCCCGATGACATCATCAGCGAGGCTTTGGCAGAGGAAGTAGATGACGAAGTGTATGAAGTGAAAATTCGGAAACTGCTCCAACAAAAAATCAAGCAGATCAAAGATCTTCCAGACGCGGAGACCAGAGTCAAACTCTCCCGGTACATGGTACAGAAGGGGTATGAGTATGATTTTGTCAATGCCGGAATCGATCGACTGTTCGAGTCTGTTTCGGAATCATCCAATTAGTTCCCAATATTGGTAGCCTGCTTGGAATCCTTCAAGCCGGCTACCCCTCAGCTTGCTTCCTTCCGAATTTGGAACAATCCATTGTCCCAATTCCCTAACTTACAGGCCAAAATGGCAATCCTTCCTGCTCGATATGGTGTAATTTAGATCTATCTCATTAGAACACTGTATTGACTTTTCATGGATGTCCTTTCCCCTCCTCGCTATGGAAGAATGACTTTCTCTGGGCTGGATGAGCTTTTTGATCGCCTTCGATTGGTACAAAGGACTCATCTTGGTCAGACTCCCTTTTCCGCTTACCTAGCCACCTTTGATCAACAAAGGTTGTACGGTCTCGACCTTTCCGAGCTTGAAATAGCATTGAGAACGCATGCCCACGATTTCGCCTCTTTCACGGCTTCTTGCCAGACATCGACGGGTAAAATGATCCGCATCCATGTCAAAGCACCTCCACTCAATCGCCCCACACAAGGTCAATTCTTGATCTCTACCGGCAGCAACCAACTCAATAAAGCCCTTGAGGGTATCCTCACAGGAACGAAATCCAGAAGCTCCATTTCTGGTTCTATCGGAAATACACTGGGACTCATCGGGAATGTAATCCCAAGCTTCAGGCAGCAACCACCCGCTGTAGACCGACCGTCGACTTTTCGGTATCCCACGATTTCTACTACAGAATCCTTCTTTTTTGATCTAGATATTGTTCCCGATTCGCTGCTTTCGCTGGTCAATAGGCTTTCAGACACCTTTCTGAATCGCTCCCCATTCCACATCCGGATGGAAACCACAGATGGAGATTATCATTTCCACCTAGATCGAAACGGCCTGAATTTTCTGTTCAATCACCGAAGAAACAAGATTCTAAATATCTATCTGGATTCGGCTTCCCTAGATGGGCAATGGGTGAATATTCGATTGTCTTTCCACCCTTTGGCGCAAGGTCCAAATGGGGAAGTAGACATCACCTCCCACCACTCTGAGGAGATCTGCAACATGATCGAGCAGACCATTGGTATTCCGCCCCATAAAAATGATTTACCCAGACCCCTCTCTGCAGCTTTTCAATTGGAGGCCAAATGGTTTGATTTACACAAACTGATTTGGGGGATTCAAGAAGTCGCCAAGCAGTATCTAGATCGAGTTCCCCCCGTAGCATTTGTGTCCACCACGCATGGAGCCTCGCACGCTGGTTTGAGTATGTTCCAACTGAAGCGTTGGGAAGCTCAAGCAGGAAACACGTTGGATTGGCTTTCAATCGGGATTCACCAGATCATGACTGGCCAGTCTTGTTCCATCACTTGCAAGGTAAAGTCCAAGGATTGGATCACGGTCATGCTGCATATCCATTGGGGGAATGCGGCCTTACATCAGGCTGTTGCTGATTTTCTTCAGACCAAAATGGGGTTCAAATCTACTACCCAGCCAGATCAAGTCCGTGTCTCTGAAAACCGACTCTCACAAGGCGTAATCACCCTGATGCCACAGGCCAAGTGGAATGAAGAACTTGAACGAATCCTTGTCCATGAATTGAGGAAAAACGATATCCATCTCCACGCCTTATCACATTCCTATGCCTATCAGGCCTGGAATGAGGCTTGCATGGAAATTGCGGCTTCCGATTTTCTGATGGTGGATGTCAGTCAAGCTGCTCCTCATATCTACTACCAAATCGGTATTGCAGAAGCGATGGGAAAACCCATCATTTATTTGGCATTGGAGTCAGCCGAAATTGCCGCTGAGTTTTCTCCCAAAACCCTCATTCGATATATCCCTACAGCGTGGAGCTTTCTAGAGTTAAAGCGCCAAGTAGTTGATATCCTTGAATCAAGGTGAATAACCCACAGGTATTCAACAGCTTATCCACAAGATTTCCACACCAGTGTTAGGAATATGTTACACCCACGTAACAAATCTTACATTTCAGGGAAATGAACCTTTTTCCCACCGGTAATCCACAGGTTATCAACATGGTTGCCCACAAAGCATCGACGCTGCTTCGAATGTTTGGGCCATCAATGTGGATATCGTCATCGGACCAACGCCACCGGGGACAGGCGTATAGGCTGCACTAAGGGATTTCGCTGCCTCCAAATCAATATCACCAACACGACCGGGGTGATATCCCGCATCCACCAGAATTGAACCTTGCTTGATCCAATCTGCCTGAACGAATTTGGGTTTGCCGACTGCAGCAACTACGATGTCTGATTGGCGAACAAGCTCTGGTAGATTCTGAGTCCGAGAGTGGCAAATTGTCACGGTTGCATGTGCATTGAGTAGCATCATGGCCATCGGTTTACCCAAAATTGGACTCCTGCCGATCACCACCGCATGCTTTCCCTCTAGCGGAATATGGTAGTGGCTCAGCAATCTCATGATGCCCGCAGGCGTAGCACTTCCATAAGCTTGGCTCCCCATGGTCATGCTTCCAAATCCAGCAGCCGTAACCCCATCGACATCTTTGAGTGGAGAGATTGCATCGAAAGCTGCCCGTTCATCAATTTGGTGAGGGACTGGGTGCTGAAGCAATATGCCATGCACATTGGGGTCTTCATTCAGATCCCGAATGACTGAAAGTAGTTCCTCTGTCGTGGTATGGCTGGGTAGATGTTTGCTGATGGATTCCATGCCTACTCGATGACAGGCTTTGGCCTTCATCGCTACATAGGTGGCAGAAGCAGGGTCATCTCCCACAAGAATCGTAGCCAAAGTGGGGCGTGTCCCAGTCAAGTTGGATAGATTCTCTACACGACTTGAGAGGGTTTGCTCAAGTTGCTTGGACAGGGATTTTCCATCTAGGAGCAGTGGTTCCGGCATAAGGCATCGACTTTTCCCAAAATGATTCCGAATGAAAGGGTTCGATTTTGGGTTTAGTGGGTAGATACAGAAATTAAGGACGTCAAAACTACCAAAATTATCCATAGGAAATAGACCGGATTCTGTAGTTTTGTTGAAGAACGACCGATTCCGTCTCACGACTAATTGCAATCACCGCTCATGTCCCAATTGACTTCTCTCGCCCTCATGTTTGGCGGGAAATCCCCTGAACACGATGTATCCATTCGCTCTGCGAGAAATATATTCCAGGCCATTGACCGAGCTCGGTTTTCCGTGACCCTGATTGGCGTAGACCGATCTGGCATTTGGAAGCATATTTCCGAAGCGGAATTCTTGGCAGAAACCCTCGAACTCGACAAAGTTGGAAATCCTTTGGCAGTGATCCCAGGCCGTGAACATGACCAGATCATTTCCCTCGATGACCAGAAGGAATTTCCCCAGATTGATGTGGTATTCTCCATCATTCACGGAATTTTCGGAGAAGATGGCACCCTGCAAGGGTTGCTTCGCCAAATCAACCTCCCATTCGTAGGCCCTGACGTACTCGGCTCCGCAGTCGCGATGGACAAGGACGTCGCCAAAAGACTCTTGAAAGAAGCTGATCTGCTGGTTGCCGAAGGATTGGTCTTCCACAGACACGAAGCTGATGCCATCGATTTTGTAGGCGTTCGCAATCAGTTGGGCATGCCGGTATTCATCAAACCTGCCAATATGGGCTCCTCTGTCGGGGTCTCACGAGCTGAAAACCTAGATGAATTTACCCAAGCGGTCAATCTCGCCTTCAAATACGATCGTAAAATCCTCATCGAATCTGCCATTGAGGGACGCGAGGTGGAATGTGCGGTGATGGGCAATGAAGTCCCCGAAACCACCACCATTGGTGAAGTCACCATGAATATTGAAGGGTTCTACGATTACGACTCCAAGTACGAAAGTGACGTGGCAGCCCAGGTGACTATTCCTGCCGAAGGAATTGCAGAAGACCTTCAGGCCAAATTGATCCTCGTTGCCAAGAGTGCATACAAGGTTCTGGAATGTGAAGGAATGGCCCGGGTGGATATGTTTCTCACCGAGGAAGGGCGCGTCTTCATCAACGAGGTGAATACCCTCCCAGGATTTACCAATATCAGTATGTACCCCAAATTGTGGGAACATGCCGGAACCAGCTATTCTGACCTCATTACCCATTTGGTTGAGCTTGGGATCGAACGGAGTCAAAGCGCTCAATCGCTAGAAAAAAACAAATAGCGAGCGCCCCTATCGAACAGCTAACTCCCATTTGCCACAGTTTGCAGATGGGAGCTTTTTGTTGGTATAATTCCAAATTTCCCCCTGTCGGGATTGATCCGCCCATTTGCGCAAATTGACTATCTTGTCTCCATTTCCAAGAATTGAAACCAATCTGCTCTATATGAAAAAGCGAAGTTTTGGCCTCCTCTTGGCCTTGACGCTCCTCCTCCGTCTGCCTGTACTGGCAGGTGAGGGTATGTGGATTCCCATTTTGCTGGGTGCCAATGAAGCGGAGATGCAGTCGATGGGGATGAAGATGTCCGCCGAAGACATTTACTCCGTCAACAATTCCAGCCTCAAGGATGCCATCGTGAAATTTGGCGGCGGTTGTACCGGGGAGATCATCTCATCCGAAGGACTCTTGCTCACCAATCACCACTGTGGATTTGGCCAGATCAGAAATCACTCTTCTGTAGAAAACGATCTGCTGAAAAATGGCTTCTGGGCCATGAACCGCTCCGAAGAATTGACCAACCCCGGACTTACCGTCACCTTCATCGTGAAGATCGAGGACGTGACTGCAAGAATTCTTGACGGGATGGCAGACGATATTACCGAGCAACAAAGAGAAGCGATCATCACGCAGCGCTCAGA is a window from the Pontibacter sp. G13 genome containing:
- the ddlA gene encoding D-alanine--D-alanine ligase — its product is MSQLTSLALMFGGKSPEHDVSIRSARNIFQAIDRARFSVTLIGVDRSGIWKHISEAEFLAETLELDKVGNPLAVIPGREHDQIISLDDQKEFPQIDVVFSIIHGIFGEDGTLQGLLRQINLPFVGPDVLGSAVAMDKDVAKRLLKEADLLVAEGLVFHRHEADAIDFVGVRNQLGMPVFIKPANMGSSVGVSRAENLDEFTQAVNLAFKYDRKILIESAIEGREVECAVMGNEVPETTTIGEVTMNIEGFYDYDSKYESDVAAQVTIPAEGIAEDLQAKLILVAKSAYKVLECEGMARVDMFLTEEGRVFINEVNTLPGFTNISMYPKLWEHAGTSYSDLITHLVELGIERSQSAQSLEKNK
- a CDS encoding regulatory protein RecX; this encodes MAEEILTKIYKYCVYQDRCKSEVVKKLKQLGIEDQRVEPIIEHLEAERYLDEQRYATSFARGKFTYKHWGRIKIQHELQSKGIPDDIISEALAEEVDDEVYEVKIRKLLQQKIKQIKDLPDAETRVKLSRYMVQKGYEYDFVNAGIDRLFESVSESSN
- a CDS encoding tetrahydrofolate dehydrogenase/cyclohydrolase catalytic domain-containing protein, which encodes MPEPLLLDGKSLSKQLEQTLSSRVENLSNLTGTRPTLATILVGDDPASATYVAMKAKACHRVGMESISKHLPSHTTTEELLSVIRDLNEDPNVHGILLQHPVPHQIDERAAFDAISPLKDVDGVTAAGFGSMTMGSQAYGSATPAGIMRLLSHYHIPLEGKHAVVIGRSPILGKPMAMMLLNAHATVTICHSRTQNLPELVRQSDIVVAAVGKPKFVQADWIKQGSILVDAGYHPGRVGDIDLEAAKSLSAAYTPVPGGVGPMTISTLMAQTFEAASMLCGQPC
- the fumC gene encoding class II fumarate hydratase, whose product is MGFRIEKDTMGEIQVPADKYWGAQTQRSLQNFKIGGQTMPIEVIRAFAYLKKAAALTNAELTDFPQDKADTIAKVCDEILEGKLDEHFPLVVWQTGSGTQSNMNVNEVVANRGAEMLGHEMGKKDPIHPNDHVNKSQSSNDTFPTAMHIAAYKMVVEHTLPLLQSLIDTLKSKAEAFKAVVKIGRTHLMDATPLTLGQEFSGYVVQLEHSKKVIEDSLHHLTELALGGTAVGTGLNTPVGYSEKVAAKIAELTGHPFVTAENKFEALSAHDAMVEVSGALKRAAVSFMNIANNIRLLSSGPRCGIGEITIPANEPGSSIMPGKVNPTQAEAATMVCAQIIGNDAAVTVSGTHGHFQLNVFKPVMIYNVLMSARLLGDACDSFNQNLAVGIEPNHDRIKSHLNNSLMLVTALNTHIGYDKAATIAKTAYNENTTLKEAAIKLGYLTDEEFDKIVVPENMIGHQS